The following are from one region of the Bacillota bacterium genome:
- a CDS encoding nucleotidyl transferase AbiEii/AbiGii toxin family protein, with product MFVDVIPQHGLEVVDLLSSSHLVDQFYLAHGTGLSLQFGHRESHDLDFFTRSEFSPSAVIDTLGDMGHFELTGEAPGSVHGMLNNVRLTFL from the coding sequence ATGTTTGTCGACGTCATACCCCAGCACGGGTTGGAAGTTGTAGACCTTCTGTCGTCGAGCCATTTAGTCGACCAGTTCTATCTGGCCCACGGCACCGGACTGTCTCTGCAATTCGGCCACAGAGAGTCTCATGATCTCGATTTCTTCACTCGGAGTGAATTTAGCCCGTCAGCGGTCATCGATACCTTGGGCGATATGGGGCATTTCGAGCTGACCGGCGAGGCGCCGGGCTCGGTTCATGGGATGCTGAACAACGTCAGGCTGACCTTTCTGTAA